From a region of the Haematobia irritans isolate KBUSLIRL chromosome 4, ASM5000362v1, whole genome shotgun sequence genome:
- the LOC142236451 gene encoding uncharacterized protein LOC142236451: MKTQGRQREENEREQKKLVQMISMMASFTERTTQKLCNTFIPPPATTTTTLSPIHPHIRMRRKKRIDGLMITVVTLVGGWLLPIGLGSWGYFTFIQDLHTLLADVWLDAISLYF, translated from the coding sequence ATGAAGACACAGGGACGACAACGTGAGGAGAATGagagagaacaaaaaaaattggtgcaAATGATTTCGATGATGGCTTCCTTTACTGAGAGAACAACACAAAAACTTTGCAATACATTCATACCACCCccagcaacaacaacgacgACACTAAGCCCCATACACCCACATATCAGGATGAGGAGGAAAAAGCGGATAGATGGATTGATGATTACTGTGGTTACACTTGTGGGGGGTTGGTTACTGCCTATTGGGCTTGGTAGTTGGGGATATTTCACATTCATTCAAGATTTGCATACATTACTGGCTGATGTCTGGCTCGATGCCATCTCACTGT